A single genomic interval of Terriglobus albidus harbors:
- a CDS encoding ComEC/Rec2 family competence protein — MSRLRVCILFLAVTIHCFGQAANGKLQIHHIDMGQGDAALLISPGGETVLFDAGEDIAQRKQCNVIVDYLDQAGVREIDYIFVSHYHSDHIGCIPAVLSRFPLKNTAYDRGKTYTTPTFKKYVAAVNSHRKAASVGDVIRLDEGTGHEVAITVEALNGQYPGGKVNARDENDVSLIALVVFGNFHEEIGGDLSGAKTGNYVDVETGASTSIGPLDVYKVHHHCSSHSSNATWMSTTQPTVAIISTGDGNKYKHPAADCIQRLSQANVTRNYWTETGNGKKPGAKDVIGGDILIEVPANSRTFTVSHNDGIKDTYRIKAEPAATQPTEDLTSPTEENLIRYAWSVRSHYYYDLDCSAVKRISKANLQTGANPPLDKEHFDCSGK; from the coding sequence ATGTCTCGTCTGCGTGTCTGCATTCTGTTTCTGGCTGTAACCATTCACTGCTTTGGACAAGCCGCCAACGGTAAGCTCCAGATCCATCACATCGATATGGGCCAGGGTGACGCCGCCCTCCTGATCTCTCCCGGCGGAGAGACGGTCCTGTTCGACGCCGGGGAGGATATCGCCCAGCGAAAGCAGTGCAATGTCATCGTCGATTACCTCGATCAGGCGGGCGTCCGCGAAATCGACTACATCTTCGTCAGCCACTATCACTCTGACCACATCGGCTGCATCCCCGCCGTACTCTCCCGGTTCCCCCTGAAGAACACCGCCTATGACCGCGGTAAGACCTACACCACCCCCACGTTCAAGAAATACGTCGCGGCGGTAAACAGTCACCGAAAGGCCGCAAGCGTAGGTGACGTTATCCGGCTGGATGAGGGCACTGGTCACGAGGTAGCCATCACGGTCGAGGCATTGAATGGGCAATATCCAGGCGGCAAGGTCAATGCCCGCGATGAGAATGACGTCAGCCTCATCGCCCTTGTCGTCTTCGGAAACTTCCACGAAGAGATCGGTGGAGACCTGAGCGGAGCCAAGACAGGGAACTACGTCGACGTGGAGACCGGCGCGTCAACATCCATCGGCCCACTGGACGTCTACAAGGTCCACCACCACTGCAGCTCCCACAGCTCCAACGCAACCTGGATGTCGACCACGCAGCCAACGGTCGCCATCATCTCAACCGGAGACGGCAATAAGTACAAGCATCCGGCGGCGGACTGTATTCAACGGCTCTCACAGGCCAATGTGACGAGAAACTACTGGACTGAAACCGGCAACGGCAAAAAGCCCGGAGCAAAAGACGTCATCGGCGGAGACATCCTGATTGAAGTACCGGCTAACAGCCGAACCTTCACCGTCTCCCACAACGACGGCATCAAAGACACCTACCGCATCAAAGCCGAGCCCGCTGCAACGCAGCCGACAGAAGATCTCACGTCGCCCACCGAAGAAAATCTCATCAGATACGCATGGAGTGTGAGATCGCACTATTACTACGACCTCGATTGCTCCGCGGTGAAGCGAATCAGCAAGGCCAACCTGCAGACAGGTGCCAACCCGCCACTCGATAAAGAGCACTTCGATTGTTCAGGGAAATAA
- a CDS encoding SIR2 family NAD-dependent protein deacylase, which translates to MTINELPDFAAIEQVNSALWRAGRTRGAAVLVGAGFSRNAERLHDGAPLPPDWWTLTKALQTRLGYPAEDYKDPLRIAEEFIANLGRSALDSLLKELVPDQQWLPSKLHRKLVSLKWVDILTTNWDTLLERAASANLGQSYDVVRCLEDLATTRAPRIVKLHGSLPANRPFILSEEDYRTYPRRFAPFVNLVQQVLLENELCLVGFSGEDPNFLEWSGWIRDHLGVSARRIYLVGVLNLRPAQRTLLEQRNISPIDLGPLVDGIDPSRRHETALELLLDYFHNNKPPASWHWKAGKAGALPQTYPLPPHETLVERLKTVPEEWLAERQSYPGWAVCPQALRDGLRQHTFEWLHQRSVIESSEPKVRGRFAYEAVWRCETGLFPIGHFSELLGTIVESSECWTEMVQRDFVAVALLRSARSQRNEIAFQKWSNFLEARQQFNPDLSSQLVYQKALWALEGLDFADLEALATQVDGPDPLWNLKKAALYAELGDQTAARAFAIAGYAKAREQYLRDRDSIWALSRFAWAKNIAPRYRGWDDTGEDTAEDKDSSSIDPLLHETMCRPWDWFSDLDAGLRKSLSELDQQLPIVEPRFDVGTYRQRGNVLFFGAWPAQPLFDCFSLSETIGIPIRIDGEDFFADRIGRADRLGEVADDSDFLRIIRTIQADNEAPLEHHFGRLAVARLSEQRITWILEVLTAALRFGLERLKHRKGWADQFWSRRCAQYAEMISRIVVRLDESRARDIFKAAIEYAHDPRWHWRELCDALGHLIERSISAIPPANRGALLTPLLYFPIPDEIGLPEHLQQEWPDASAWLGKEVLIMPSDTNKLTERIDTLIARVKVGTSTSRAQAANRLIRLHIDNFLNPGQTKSFSETLWSRRSDVTGFPSETSLYPHVFLNLPFPPDATPFESIKKSSAITDYSEYVTTLANVAKYSIMQGQAPKLLFSKEEGLALLEKYLEWRPSQIAKPDINRVAEKNQRTLQGMAVVIADQILPLYSPGELSTELIDQCLTHFAIHLEFSPLLPELVRVSPTSHEPAIRLILDAILSNRQEASWSGCNAAYRWIRGWKDGALPEVPRSLVDGLLWIIEARSEPGRHHAMLIAIHLTKSNILSLKDFERLSHALGLALKETDYRHTRYTSRLTLFRASCVRLAAAIRDANFDSEELRAWIALDGKDPLPEVRYALSINIE; encoded by the coding sequence GTGACAATTAACGAACTGCCGGACTTTGCTGCAATTGAACAGGTAAACAGCGCTCTTTGGCGGGCCGGCAGAACTCGAGGGGCGGCTGTCCTCGTTGGTGCGGGCTTCAGTCGAAATGCCGAACGCCTTCATGACGGCGCGCCACTGCCGCCGGATTGGTGGACCCTCACCAAGGCACTTCAAACGCGACTAGGATATCCGGCTGAGGACTATAAAGACCCACTACGCATTGCCGAGGAGTTCATTGCAAACCTAGGGAGAAGCGCACTTGATAGTCTCCTCAAAGAACTTGTCCCAGACCAGCAATGGCTACCTAGCAAACTTCACCGTAAACTCGTCTCGTTGAAGTGGGTCGATATCTTAACGACTAACTGGGACACCCTTCTTGAGCGCGCAGCCTCGGCAAATCTTGGACAAAGCTATGATGTAGTTCGCTGTCTTGAAGACTTGGCCACCACGCGGGCTCCCCGAATTGTCAAACTGCATGGGAGCTTACCGGCGAATCGACCATTCATCCTCTCTGAAGAAGATTACAGGACCTATCCGCGCCGCTTCGCGCCATTTGTAAACCTGGTTCAGCAAGTCCTCCTCGAAAATGAACTGTGTCTCGTCGGATTCTCCGGAGAAGACCCTAACTTCTTAGAGTGGAGCGGTTGGATACGCGATCATCTGGGGGTATCTGCAAGGCGCATTTACCTCGTTGGGGTTCTAAACCTACGTCCGGCACAAAGAACGCTGTTGGAACAGCGAAACATCTCACCCATCGACCTTGGGCCATTGGTAGACGGAATCGATCCGTCACGGCGTCACGAAACCGCTCTGGAGCTGCTACTCGACTACTTTCATAACAATAAGCCGCCAGCTTCTTGGCATTGGAAAGCCGGGAAAGCTGGGGCGCTACCACAGACCTATCCCCTTCCCCCACACGAAACGCTCGTAGAAAGACTGAAAACGGTACCGGAAGAGTGGCTTGCGGAACGGCAGAGCTATCCGGGATGGGCTGTATGTCCGCAGGCGCTACGCGACGGACTTCGACAACATACCTTCGAGTGGCTTCATCAGAGATCAGTTATCGAGAGTTCCGAGCCGAAAGTCCGAGGTCGATTTGCTTATGAAGCGGTCTGGAGATGTGAGACCGGACTCTTCCCAATAGGTCATTTTTCTGAACTCTTGGGAACGATTGTGGAGTCTTCAGAATGCTGGACTGAAATGGTTCAACGCGATTTCGTGGCAGTAGCGCTATTGCGTTCTGCACGCAGCCAGCGGAATGAAATCGCATTTCAAAAGTGGTCCAACTTTCTCGAAGCCCGGCAACAATTTAATCCTGATCTGTCTTCTCAACTGGTTTATCAAAAGGCTCTTTGGGCTCTCGAAGGGCTTGATTTTGCGGACCTCGAAGCTCTAGCAACTCAGGTAGATGGACCAGATCCGCTTTGGAACCTGAAGAAGGCGGCACTGTATGCAGAACTCGGAGATCAGACAGCAGCCCGAGCCTTTGCCATCGCTGGCTATGCCAAAGCTCGCGAACAGTATCTTCGAGATCGGGATTCAATTTGGGCACTTTCACGGTTCGCTTGGGCTAAGAATATCGCCCCTCGATATAGAGGCTGGGACGACACGGGCGAAGATACCGCTGAAGACAAAGACTCATCTTCGATCGACCCCCTACTCCACGAGACGATGTGTCGACCATGGGATTGGTTCAGCGATCTGGACGCAGGGCTGCGAAAATCTCTATCTGAACTGGATCAACAGCTGCCCATCGTGGAGCCCCGATTTGATGTAGGAACTTATCGGCAACGCGGCAATGTGCTGTTCTTCGGAGCGTGGCCTGCACAACCGCTGTTCGATTGTTTCAGCCTGAGCGAAACCATCGGAATACCAATCCGAATAGACGGAGAGGACTTTTTTGCAGACAGGATTGGCCGAGCGGATCGGTTAGGAGAGGTGGCAGATGATTCTGACTTTCTTCGAATCATTCGCACCATCCAAGCCGACAATGAAGCACCCCTAGAACACCATTTCGGACGCCTTGCTGTTGCACGGCTATCTGAACAAAGAATCACCTGGATTTTGGAGGTACTTACTGCCGCGCTCCGTTTCGGTTTGGAACGGCTGAAACATCGGAAGGGGTGGGCCGATCAGTTCTGGAGCAGACGATGCGCACAATACGCAGAGATGATTTCACGCATCGTTGTGCGGCTCGATGAGAGCCGCGCCCGAGACATTTTCAAAGCAGCAATTGAATATGCACACGATCCTCGTTGGCATTGGCGTGAGCTTTGTGATGCTCTGGGGCATTTGATTGAACGGAGCATCTCAGCGATTCCACCGGCAAATCGAGGAGCACTTCTGACCCCATTGCTCTATTTTCCGATCCCAGATGAGATTGGACTGCCGGAACATCTCCAGCAAGAATGGCCTGATGCATCTGCTTGGCTCGGGAAGGAAGTGCTCATCATGCCATCGGATACAAACAAACTTACTGAACGCATCGATACATTGATTGCAAGAGTAAAAGTGGGGACGTCCACGAGTCGCGCTCAGGCCGCGAATCGTTTGATTCGGCTCCATATCGATAACTTCCTCAATCCTGGCCAAACAAAATCGTTCTCTGAGACGTTGTGGTCGCGACGCTCGGACGTGACGGGCTTCCCCTCAGAAACCAGTCTCTATCCACATGTATTCCTGAATCTTCCCTTCCCGCCTGACGCAACTCCCTTCGAATCGATCAAGAAAAGCTCCGCTATAACGGACTACTCGGAGTACGTCACTACGCTAGCGAATGTCGCGAAGTATTCGATCATGCAAGGACAAGCCCCCAAGCTTCTGTTCTCGAAAGAGGAAGGCTTGGCTCTCCTTGAGAAATACCTGGAATGGCGTCCCTCACAGATCGCAAAGCCCGACATCAACCGTGTCGCAGAGAAGAATCAAAGGACACTTCAAGGCATGGCGGTTGTGATTGCCGACCAAATTTTGCCCCTGTATTCCCCGGGCGAATTATCTACGGAGTTGATAGACCAGTGCCTAACGCATTTCGCTATACACCTGGAGTTCAGCCCGCTTCTACCTGAACTCGTCCGCGTGTCCCCGACGAGCCACGAGCCCGCGATCCGACTGATTTTGGATGCAATATTGTCAAACCGCCAAGAAGCATCGTGGAGCGGCTGTAATGCCGCCTATCGATGGATTCGCGGCTGGAAAGATGGAGCGCTTCCGGAGGTTCCCAGGTCTCTCGTAGACGGCCTTCTTTGGATCATAGAGGCGAGGAGCGAGCCGGGAAGGCATCACGCGATGTTGATCGCCATCCACTTAACAAAATCCAATATTCTAAGTCTGAAGGATTTCGAGCGCTTGTCCCATGCACTCGGCTTAGCGCTAAAAGAAACAGACTATCGGCATACCCGATACACCTCACGCCTGACTCTTTTTCGCGCGTCATGTGTCAGGCTGGCAGCGGCGATCAGGGATGCAAACTTTGATTCCGAGGAGCTTCGAGCATGGATCGCTTTGGACGGCAAAGACCCATTGCCAGAGGTTCGATATGCATTATCAATCAACATTGAATAA
- a CDS encoding TetR/AcrR family transcriptional regulator: MAEGTRERLLEVGLMQMRSVGYGAAGMKELLDEAGIPKGSFYHYFPSKEAFGKAVLESYGAGEMARWQRIVLEGKGAPLKRLRRYFEDLIATYGPQNKISGCLMGGMSLEIADHSDTIQAALKHAFAGWRQGLASLLEEAMERGDLARSAKPDELAGLLLDAYEGALLRAKAERSNAPLENFLKLAFGTLLVKP, from the coding sequence ATGGCGGAAGGAACCCGGGAACGTCTGTTGGAGGTCGGCCTTATGCAGATGCGGTCCGTTGGCTATGGCGCCGCCGGCATGAAAGAGCTGCTGGACGAGGCCGGCATCCCCAAGGGCTCGTTCTATCACTACTTTCCCAGCAAGGAAGCCTTCGGCAAGGCAGTGCTCGAAAGCTACGGCGCCGGGGAGATGGCACGCTGGCAGCGCATCGTCCTCGAAGGGAAGGGTGCTCCACTGAAACGCCTGCGCCGTTACTTCGAAGACCTGATCGCCACCTACGGTCCGCAAAATAAGATCAGCGGTTGCCTCATGGGCGGCATGAGCCTTGAGATCGCCGACCACAGCGACACCATCCAGGCCGCGCTGAAGCATGCCTTTGCCGGGTGGCGGCAGGGTCTCGCGTCTCTGCTGGAAGAGGCGATGGAACGCGGTGACCTCGCCCGTTCGGCAAAACCTGATGAACTCGCCGGGCTGCTACTCGATGCCTACGAAGGCGCTCTGCTGCGAGCCAAAGCCGAACGCTCCAACGCGCCGCTGGAGAATTTCCTCAAACTCGCCTTCGGCACGCTTCTAGTCAAACCCTGA
- a CDS encoding SDR family NAD(P)-dependent oxidoreductase: MSKGTALITGASTGIGAVYADRLAKQGYDLILVARDAAKLQQHAERISGETGRNVETVTADLANKGDLARVEEILRSNQQITILVNNAGLGAASKLIDSPVDEMEHMITLNVTALTRLTQAALPGFTERKQGTLINIASIVAVAPDLLNGVYGGTKAFVLALTQSLSNELKDKGIRVQAVLPGAIDTPFWDKAKVPVNNLPAEIVMTPENLVDAALKGLEIGELVTIPSLPDVADWEKADNARKALAPNLSKQYPAARYGISA; encoded by the coding sequence ATGAGCAAGGGAACCGCACTCATCACCGGAGCATCCACAGGCATCGGAGCCGTCTACGCCGACCGCCTCGCCAAACAAGGCTACGACCTCATCCTCGTCGCCCGCGACGCAGCCAAACTGCAGCAGCACGCCGAGCGCATCAGCGGTGAAACCGGCCGCAACGTAGAAACCGTCACCGCCGATCTGGCCAACAAGGGCGACCTCGCCCGCGTCGAAGAGATCCTTCGCAGCAATCAACAGATCACTATTCTCGTGAACAACGCCGGTCTCGGGGCCGCCAGTAAGCTGATCGATTCACCGGTCGATGAGATGGAGCACATGATCACCCTTAACGTGACTGCGCTCACACGCCTGACGCAGGCCGCCCTTCCCGGTTTCACAGAACGTAAGCAAGGCACATTGATCAACATCGCCTCCATCGTCGCCGTCGCTCCGGATCTGCTCAACGGCGTCTACGGCGGCACCAAGGCTTTCGTCCTCGCGCTCACGCAATCCCTCTCCAATGAGCTCAAGGACAAAGGCATCCGCGTCCAGGCAGTGCTTCCCGGAGCCATCGACACGCCCTTCTGGGATAAGGCAAAGGTCCCCGTCAACAACCTTCCCGCCGAGATCGTCATGACTCCGGAGAACCTCGTCGACGCCGCCCTCAAGGGACTCGAGATCGGGGAGCTTGTCACGATTCCGTCGCTGCCCGATGTCGCTGACTGGGAGAAGGCTGATAACGCCCGTAAGGCGCTCGCTCCAAACCTCTCGAAGCAGTATCCCGCTGCGCGTTATGGCATCTCTGCCTGA
- a CDS encoding DUF3108 domain-containing protein: protein MTRRLTRRFFAVAAILALSVAGSTQQPQQAAPAAPAMAAPQSGYTFASPQTLTFTVDWRVFTAGQAVFRLENVNGQMKVTATADTLGAVNMLYPVSDKYQSSFDARTGCSTSFSKQIQEGRRKVNTDLTFNYAAGKQMLSERNLIKGNTKQQEAAIPACVTDSLSAIFYAASQPIAVGQNITLLLADSMRVVPVTMKAEAKEEIKTPAGTFQTIRVQPTADAGIVKNRGNIWIWYTDDARHLPVQIRAHLPLVFGTITFHLQSVESK, encoded by the coding sequence TTGACCAGACGATTGACCAGACGATTTTTCGCCGTCGCCGCTATCCTTGCGCTCTCCGTCGCCGGCAGCACACAACAACCGCAACAGGCAGCGCCTGCCGCTCCCGCGATGGCCGCTCCCCAGTCTGGTTATACTTTCGCAAGCCCGCAGACTCTTACATTTACGGTCGACTGGCGTGTCTTCACCGCCGGCCAGGCGGTGTTTCGGCTGGAGAACGTCAACGGGCAGATGAAGGTAACGGCAACGGCGGACACACTGGGCGCAGTGAACATGCTCTACCCGGTGTCGGATAAGTACCAGTCAAGCTTCGATGCGCGTACGGGATGCTCTACGAGCTTCTCCAAACAGATCCAGGAAGGCCGGCGCAAGGTCAACACCGACCTGACCTTCAACTACGCCGCCGGGAAGCAGATGCTCTCTGAGCGCAACCTGATCAAGGGCAACACCAAGCAGCAGGAAGCCGCGATTCCGGCGTGCGTCACCGATTCCCTCTCGGCGATCTTCTATGCGGCATCACAGCCGATTGCTGTGGGACAGAACATAACGTTGCTGCTGGCTGACTCCATGCGTGTGGTGCCAGTGACGATGAAGGCCGAGGCGAAGGAAGAGATCAAGACGCCGGCGGGAACTTTTCAGACCATTCGCGTGCAGCCGACAGCGGATGCGGGCATTGTGAAGAACCGCGGCAATATCTGGATCTGGTACACGGATGATGCGCGCCATCTGCCGGTACAGATCCGCGCGCACCTCCCGTTGGTCTTCGGAACCATTACCTTCCACTTGCAGTCGGTCGAATCGAAGTAA
- a CDS encoding methyltransferase family protein, giving the protein MSAQRTRWQKIARRIRVPLGFVCAAIFLYVARPSVITLLASIPVVGCGLWLRGYAAGYVKKNAELTQTGPYAHTRNPLYLGSILIAVGFAVAARSWPMAVVLVAMFLAIYLPTIRSEEEYLRAHFSDFDAYAKRVPRLLPRLTPARTTATKGSFSRELYLRHREYNALMGASAIYAALVARLLFWPR; this is encoded by the coding sequence ATGAGTGCTCAACGCACACGATGGCAGAAGATTGCCCGCCGCATCCGCGTGCCGCTGGGATTTGTCTGCGCAGCGATCTTTCTATATGTGGCAAGACCCAGCGTGATCACGCTGCTGGCAAGTATCCCGGTCGTAGGCTGCGGCCTCTGGCTGCGTGGATATGCCGCGGGGTACGTGAAGAAGAATGCGGAGCTGACGCAGACAGGACCCTATGCGCATACGAGGAATCCGCTGTACCTGGGATCGATTCTGATCGCGGTCGGATTTGCAGTGGCGGCGCGAAGCTGGCCGATGGCGGTGGTGCTGGTGGCGATGTTTCTGGCGATCTATCTGCCGACGATCCGGTCGGAAGAGGAGTATCTGCGCGCGCACTTTTCTGACTTTGACGCGTATGCAAAGCGCGTTCCGCGGTTATTGCCACGGCTGACACCTGCGCGCACAACAGCGACAAAGGGGAGCTTCTCGCGGGAGCTTTACCTGCGTCACCGCGAGTACAATGCCCTTATGGGTGCGTCGGCGATTTATGCGGCCCTGGTAGCGCGGCTGCTGTTTTGGCCTCGCTGA
- a CDS encoding glycosyltransferase family 9 protein: MTSDLHRKPGSAPRILVVRTGAMGDILHGMPAITALRQAFPQAEIGWVVEPHWAPLLETSVTAKPRSAERPLVDQVHFAETRAWSKHPASLTTLQSILQLRRELRARRYEIAIDLQGSIRSAIIAKLSGAKQIVGPAEPREKQASWMYGTKVATRAEHVIEQGSEIASALVDVPMLPAEVSLPLDPDAERWAETQIVIQAKGRTVLLAPSAGWGAKQWPAERYGELALRLGRNGYSVLVNAVHEQDPLAAIVVRASEGTAKPVIASIAQLIALTRRMRLVVAGDTGPLHLAAALHVPVVAIFGPTDPARNGPYGTRSRVLRDAISVRDHRRHAAPEAGLLRISVDQVETAALELLENNA; encoded by the coding sequence TTGACCTCTGATCTTCATCGCAAGCCTGGCTCGGCGCCCCGCATTCTGGTGGTGCGCACCGGCGCCATGGGAGACATCCTGCATGGCATGCCGGCGATTACGGCACTTCGTCAGGCGTTTCCTCAGGCCGAGATCGGATGGGTTGTGGAACCGCACTGGGCGCCGCTACTCGAGACATCGGTGACAGCAAAGCCGCGTTCGGCGGAACGGCCTCTGGTCGATCAGGTGCATTTCGCCGAAACACGTGCCTGGAGTAAGCACCCGGCTTCGCTAACGACGCTGCAGAGCATCCTGCAGTTGCGTCGGGAGCTACGAGCCCGGCGATATGAGATTGCGATCGATCTGCAAGGCTCGATTCGCTCGGCAATCATCGCGAAGCTGAGCGGAGCGAAACAGATTGTGGGTCCGGCTGAGCCGCGCGAGAAGCAGGCAAGCTGGATGTATGGAACGAAAGTAGCAACGCGAGCGGAACACGTGATTGAGCAGGGCTCTGAGATTGCGAGCGCCCTCGTTGATGTGCCAATGCTCCCGGCAGAGGTTTCGCTTCCACTTGATCCTGATGCGGAGCGATGGGCTGAGACGCAGATCGTCATACAGGCGAAGGGGCGGACCGTGCTGCTGGCTCCATCGGCGGGATGGGGAGCGAAGCAGTGGCCGGCAGAACGATATGGAGAGCTGGCGCTGCGGCTTGGCCGGAACGGATACTCTGTCCTGGTGAACGCCGTTCATGAACAAGACCCGCTGGCAGCCATTGTGGTGCGCGCCAGCGAAGGTACAGCAAAGCCCGTCATTGCTAGCATTGCGCAGTTGATTGCGCTGACGCGACGCATGCGTTTGGTGGTTGCCGGCGATACGGGGCCGCTCCATCTGGCTGCGGCGCTACACGTCCCGGTGGTGGCGATCTTTGGTCCAACGGATCCCGCGCGCAATGGGCCGTATGGAACGCGCAGCCGCGTGCTTCGCGATGCCATCAGCGTGCGCGATCATCGGCGGCATGCCGCGCCGGAGGCCGGGCTGTTACGTATTTCGGTCGACCAGGTGGAGACGGCCGCACTTGAACTTCTGGAGAACAATGCATGA
- the lpxK gene encoding tetraacyldisaccharide 4'-kinase, which yields MRQLFKPFVPLYAAGLAWKNSRFDRKLSQVRKLSRPVISVGSLSTGGAGKTPVVLALLELLQQHGVMADVLSRGYGRKLAQAIPVDAKGAAAEFGDETLMMARRGWEVFVAPQRYDAGLLAEVKSGAALHLLDDGMQHRQLHRDLEIALLTREDVNDLLLPAGNLREPLENLRRAQVVVLREEEASQLSLAVHHYAPMARRWILRRSLRLEGPKPERALAFCGIARPGDFFTTLKHAGIPLVSQRAFPDHHAYTDAEIASISGRAQQMLCDAVITTEKDAVKLPALMPGMRVAYLDAVFTDPATVWADLQQTLPLQ from the coding sequence ATGAGACAGCTGTTTAAACCATTCGTACCTCTGTATGCCGCTGGGCTGGCCTGGAAAAACTCGCGCTTTGACCGCAAGCTGAGCCAGGTACGGAAGCTGAGCCGGCCGGTGATCTCTGTCGGAAGCCTGTCCACTGGTGGAGCAGGCAAGACGCCGGTCGTGCTGGCGCTACTGGAACTACTGCAACAACACGGCGTGATGGCGGATGTGCTTTCGCGCGGATATGGAAGAAAGCTGGCGCAGGCGATACCGGTCGACGCAAAAGGAGCCGCGGCGGAGTTTGGCGACGAGACCCTGATGATGGCCCGCAGAGGCTGGGAGGTCTTTGTTGCTCCGCAGCGCTACGATGCCGGGCTGCTGGCCGAGGTAAAGAGCGGCGCAGCACTACACCTTCTGGACGATGGCATGCAGCATCGCCAGTTGCATCGCGACCTGGAGATTGCCCTGCTGACGCGAGAGGACGTCAACGATCTGCTGTTGCCGGCCGGCAATCTTCGTGAGCCGCTGGAGAATCTGCGACGTGCGCAAGTCGTGGTGCTACGCGAAGAGGAAGCCTCGCAGCTTTCGCTGGCGGTGCACCACTATGCTCCGATGGCACGGCGATGGATTCTCCGGCGTTCACTGCGGCTGGAGGGACCAAAGCCTGAACGCGCCCTGGCCTTCTGCGGCATTGCCCGGCCTGGCGACTTTTTCACAACACTGAAGCATGCCGGTATCCCCTTGGTATCGCAGCGGGCGTTTCCCGATCACCATGCCTATACCGATGCAGAGATTGCATCCATCAGCGGACGTGCGCAGCAGATGCTTTGCGATGCCGTGATTACGACCGAGAAAGATGCCGTAAAGTTGCCCGCATTGATGCCAGGAATGCGGGTTGCGTATCTGGATGCTGTGTTTACCGATCCGGCCACCGTGTGGGCCGATCTGCAACAGACGCTGCCCCTGCAGTGA
- a CDS encoding 3-deoxy-D-manno-octulosonic acid transferase yields MMTIYRLAYVAALLLSAPYWLARMAMQRKYALSLRQRLGAVPDRVRQTAKRGNLIWLHAVSVGETLAATRLVEELERALPGYTAVISTTTAAGQALAKQRFGEDRVFYFPLDLRFAVRRYLEALQPRLMVLMESELWPCHLEECRRAGVPVVVANTRVSDRSFRRTQPVRRLWQWMTGSVGLLLAQSDEDARRLRALGARPDQVQTTGNLKYDIRVGTEMPITTLLRTHLTEGLPLLVAGSTLAGEEEKLIACWKQVQSAVIILAVRHPERFDGVAALLDQSGLKWMRLSVWRQTPQPIAPGMVLLLDSIGELASVYSLARVAFVGGSLFGAGGHNPLEPAQWSVPVVQGMSYENFRGPVDALRAADAIELVTVDRLCAGINELLFDATHAGAMGARARDVFDAQAGATARTVSAIVRMMERL; encoded by the coding sequence ATGATGACCATCTACAGACTGGCTTATGTGGCGGCGCTGCTGCTAAGCGCCCCCTACTGGCTGGCGCGCATGGCGATGCAACGAAAGTATGCCCTAAGCCTACGGCAAAGGCTGGGAGCGGTGCCAGACCGTGTGCGGCAGACCGCAAAACGTGGCAACCTCATCTGGCTGCATGCGGTGAGCGTGGGCGAGACGCTGGCGGCGACCCGCCTGGTCGAAGAACTGGAACGTGCCTTACCGGGGTACACCGCAGTGATCTCCACCACGACCGCTGCCGGGCAGGCGCTCGCGAAGCAGCGGTTCGGCGAGGATCGCGTCTTTTACTTTCCGCTCGATCTTCGCTTTGCGGTACGGCGTTATCTCGAAGCTCTTCAACCCAGGCTAATGGTGCTGATGGAGAGCGAGCTGTGGCCGTGCCATCTGGAAGAATGCCGCCGCGCGGGCGTGCCGGTGGTCGTGGCCAATACGCGAGTGTCAGACAGATCGTTCCGGCGGACACAACCGGTCCGCAGGCTGTGGCAGTGGATGACCGGCAGCGTTGGCCTGCTGCTGGCGCAGAGTGATGAGGATGCGCGGCGCCTGCGCGCTCTGGGAGCACGTCCGGACCAGGTACAGACAACTGGCAACCTGAAGTACGACATCCGAGTGGGAACAGAGATGCCCATCACGACTCTGTTACGCACCCATCTCACGGAAGGTTTGCCGTTGCTGGTGGCCGGCAGCACGCTCGCGGGTGAAGAGGAAAAGCTCATCGCGTGCTGGAAGCAGGTGCAGAGTGCGGTGATCATTCTGGCGGTGCGGCATCCCGAGCGGTTTGATGGGGTGGCGGCGCTGCTGGATCAGAGCGGCCTCAAATGGATGCGGCTGAGCGTGTGGAGGCAGACGCCGCAACCGATTGCTCCGGGTATGGTGCTGTTGCTCGATTCGATTGGGGAGTTGGCCTCGGTCTACTCGCTGGCGCGGGTGGCCTTTGTGGGAGGAAGTCTATTTGGCGCCGGGGGACATAATCCGCTGGAGCCGGCGCAGTGGAGTGTGCCTGTGGTGCAGGGGATGTCGTATGAGAACTTTCGCGGGCCGGTGGATGCGCTGCGAGCGGCAGACGCGATCGAGCTGGTAACAGTAGATCGCCTGTGTGCCGGGATCAACGAACTATTGTTCGATGCAACACATGCCGGAGCTATGGGAGCACGGGCGAGAGACGTCTTTGATGCACAAGCAGGGGCAACCGCGCGCACGGTGTCAGCAATTGTCCGTATGATGGAACGCCTGTAA